In a single window of the Zea mays cultivar B73 chromosome 5, Zm-B73-REFERENCE-NAM-5.0, whole genome shotgun sequence genome:
- the LOC100194366 gene encoding putative RING zinc finger domain superfamily protein isoform X1: MELGLTVDRKKDDEGAPRASSSSSPSCEADDDDLPKKQQQRPSGDDDEGTRQPYKCTFCRRGFPTAQALGGHMNVHRRHRGRPAAVSTGAAAGSSAASVYDYDQPCSTTTTPVLAFARQATTTQRRPHELPLFVARGDCCAAGRGSTGTAAGDDVPQDHRYYLPKNGDGGEELDLELRLGGAGP; the protein is encoded by the coding sequence ATGGAGTTGGGTCTAACAGTAGACAGGAAGAAGGACGACGAGGGTGCACCAcgagcgtcgtcgtcgtcctccccTAGCTGCGAGGCCGACGACGACGATCTGCCGAAGAAGCAGCAGCAGCGccccagcggcgacgacgacgagggAACAAGGCAGCCGTACAAGTGCACCTTCTGCAGGAGGGGGTTCCCGACGGCGCAGGCGCTCGGCGGCCACATGAACGTCCACCGTCGGCACAGGGGCAGACCGGCAGCTGTTTCTACTGGCGCCGCAGCAGGAAGCAGTGCAGCCAGTGTCTACGACTACGACCAGCCGTGCTCCACCACGACGACTCCTGTTCTGGCGTTCGCCCGGCAAGCTACGACGACTCAACGGAGGCCGCACGAGCTGCCCCTGTTCGTCGCCCGCGGTGACTGCTGCGCTGCCGGCCGTGGCAGCACTGGCACCGCCGCCGGAGACGACGTACCACAAGATCATCGCTACTACTTGCCCAAAAACGGGGATGGAGGGGAGGAGCTGGACTTGGAGCTCAGGCTTGGAGGTGCGGGACCATGA
- the LOC103627903 gene encoding uncharacterized protein LOC103627903 precursor, whose protein sequence is MSLISTASILLLLHACSLSLLAAARVPDPVEHGDVNTAMLTNGSASATPSSPDSSSNGNFDMYFCFLCSGRDPLLIHHCPIYWDECHLICDDDMSTATPTPPAVAVSSSSSSRPVPMVQVQGDDDCYVMKLYMSGRYVIVEHRPCKYIAWCFLTCGGGELAAADRKAVTATAIQGTSLPAELCGTQVVNAPPSAAAGGAHRRR, encoded by the coding sequence ATGTCTCTAATTTCGACAGCTTCGATACTCCTCCTCCTCCACGCCTGCTCCCTGTCCCTGCTCGCCGCCGCAAGAGTCCCCGACCCGGTAGAACATGGCGACGTGAACACGGCGATGCTTACCAACGGCTCGGCCTCGGCGACGCCGTCGTCCCCTGACAGCAGCAGCAACGGCAACTTCGACATGTACTTCTGCTTCCTCTGCTCGGGGCGCGACCCGCTGCTCATTCACCACTGCCCCATCTACTGGGACGAGTGCCACCTCATCTGCGACGATGACATGTCCACCGCCACTCCTACTCCACCTGCTGTTGcagtgtcgtcgtcgtcgtcgtcccgcCCCGTCCCCATGGTGCAGGTGCAGGGCGATGATGACTGCTACGTCATGAAGCTCTACATGTCCGGCCGCTACGTCATCGTCGAACACCGGCCATGCAAATACATCGCCTGGTGCTTCCTCACCTGCGGCGGCGGGGAGCTGGCGGCGGCCGACCGGAAAGCCGTCACGGCCACTGCGATCCAGGGGACCTCTCTGCCTGCCGAGCTATGCGGCACGCAGGTGGTCAATGCTCCACCATCTGCTGCCGCTGGTGGTGCGCACCGACGGCGCTAG
- the LOC100276072 gene encoding uncharacterized protein LOC100276072 precursor, with translation MPLSAASSILLLHALVSLTLLLGDMTTTTPAAAVPAAVDVNTTAFTMHDSAASASPHGAENFEMYYCFLCTERHPLLIHYCPIYWDECHLNCWDDDTPTSMVTVQGKECYVMKLYMSGRYVIVQRLSCDGVASCFLTCGGGELADKVAAGAMGTTASASAVQLQGNALPFELCGTQQVKALLHH, from the coding sequence ATGCCTCTCTCGGCAGCTTCTTCCATCCTCCTCCTCCATGCCCTGGTCTCCCTCACCCTTCTCCTCGGCGACATGACGACCACGACACCTGCCGCCGCTGTCCCGGCCGCGGTGGACGTGAACACGACGGCGTTCACCATGCATGACTCTGCTGCGTCGGCGTCTCCCCATGGCGCCGAAAACTTTGAGATGTACTACTGCTTCCTCTGCACGGAGCGCCACCCGCTGCTGATTCACTACTGCCCCATCTACTGGGACGAGTGCCACCTCAACTGTTGGGATGATGACACGCCGACCTCCATGGTCACGGTGCAGGGCAAGGAGTGCTACGTCATGAAACTGTACATGTCCGGTCGCTACGTCATCGTCCAACGCCTGAGCTGCGACGGCGTCGCCTCGTGCTTCCTCACCTGCGGCGGCGGGGAGCTGGCCGACAAAGTTGCTGCCGGTGCCATGGGAACCACGGCGTCGGCGAGCGCGGTCCAGCTCCAGGGGAACGCTCTGCCTTTCGAGCTGTGCGGCACACAGCAGGTCAAGGCTCTCCTCCACCATTAG